The following proteins come from a genomic window of Maribacter sp. HTCC2170:
- a CDS encoding bifunctional alpha,alpha-trehalose-phosphate synthase (UDP-forming)/trehalose-phosphatase, whose amino-acid sequence MAKTIIISNRLPVQLQISNGTISAIPSVGGLATGMKSVHSGGDSLWIGWSGLTDEEIPKELAPKIDEALAEHGSSKVNLSSAEVDGFYFGFSNRTIWPLFHYFLEYSEFELDSWNIYKAVNQKFADAILESADDDDTIWVHDYQLMLVPQMVREKRPNISIGFFLHIPFPSFEIFRTLPWREDLLQGLLGADLIGFHTYDYERHFLSSVRRLLGLEVSFNDIYLDNRIIKVDSFPMGIDYKKFSNAAKEHQKNTTAQQSDLQQRLNDHKRSTPDAKLILSIDRLDYSKGIAKRLNAFEYFLNKYPQYKEKVRLIILAVPSRSNVPQYQLLKKEIDELVGRINGDFSTVSWTPIWYFYRSVPFENLIDLYTSSDIAWLTPLRDGMNLVAKEYIATRTDKTGVLILSEMAGSANEMNESLLINPNNFEQIADSLNQAINMPIEEQQERNTHLQKRLARYNVEQWANDFMSSLQAQKDRDAANVSKRLTEHRLNTVLEDFSKAKKRLLFLDYDGTLAGFHVDPQKAGPDKELYGLLDALNSMENTDLYLVSGRDKDTFTKWFLHKKYNMIVEHGVWISQDGEDFRMLENVKNDWMEKIRPVLESFVDRTPGSFIEEKNYSLAWHYRKTDPDFGNLRANELNTVLTSLIANDDLSVLNGNKVMEIKSSNVNKGRATVRVMGEDDYDFVFAIGDDWTDEFMFQELPESTVTVKVGRQKTQARFYVNGIKPVRDLLKRFTD is encoded by the coding sequence ATGGCTAAAACTATCATAATCTCAAATAGACTACCTGTTCAATTACAAATCAGCAATGGAACCATATCCGCGATACCAAGTGTAGGAGGTTTGGCTACAGGAATGAAATCTGTTCACTCCGGGGGTGATAGTCTTTGGATTGGCTGGAGTGGTTTAACCGATGAAGAAATTCCCAAGGAATTGGCTCCCAAAATTGATGAGGCACTGGCTGAACATGGCTCCTCAAAAGTTAATTTGAGTTCTGCGGAGGTAGATGGATTCTATTTTGGGTTCAGTAACCGTACTATTTGGCCATTATTTCACTATTTCCTCGAATATTCTGAGTTTGAGTTAGATAGCTGGAATATATATAAAGCGGTAAACCAAAAATTTGCAGATGCCATTTTAGAAAGTGCCGACGATGATGACACTATTTGGGTTCATGATTATCAATTAATGTTGGTTCCGCAAATGGTACGCGAAAAACGCCCGAATATTTCCATTGGTTTCTTTCTTCATATCCCTTTTCCTTCATTTGAGATTTTCAGGACTTTACCCTGGCGCGAAGATTTGCTGCAAGGGCTTTTAGGGGCTGATTTAATAGGTTTTCATACCTATGATTATGAACGGCACTTTCTTAGTTCTGTAAGGAGGTTATTAGGATTAGAGGTTAGTTTCAATGACATCTATCTTGATAATAGGATTATTAAGGTAGATTCTTTCCCTATGGGCATCGATTATAAGAAATTCAGTAATGCGGCAAAAGAACATCAAAAAAATACGACAGCACAGCAGTCTGACCTTCAGCAACGTTTAAACGACCATAAACGCTCAACACCTGATGCCAAATTAATCCTTTCTATTGACCGTTTGGACTATTCTAAAGGTATTGCCAAACGTTTGAACGCATTCGAATATTTTCTAAATAAGTATCCTCAATACAAAGAGAAAGTGCGGCTTATCATTTTGGCGGTTCCATCCCGTTCCAATGTACCCCAATATCAATTATTGAAAAAAGAAATTGATGAATTGGTGGGTAGAATCAATGGCGATTTCTCCACAGTAAGCTGGACACCCATTTGGTACTTTTATCGTTCTGTACCATTTGAGAACCTTATTGACCTCTACACTTCAAGTGATATTGCCTGGTTAACTCCATTGCGAGATGGAATGAATTTGGTGGCTAAAGAATATATAGCTACACGAACCGATAAAACTGGGGTTTTGATTCTTAGTGAGATGGCTGGATCCGCAAACGAAATGAACGAATCCCTTCTTATAAACCCTAATAATTTTGAGCAGATTGCTGATTCTCTTAATCAAGCCATCAATATGCCCATTGAAGAACAACAAGAGCGGAATACCCATTTACAAAAAAGACTGGCAAGATATAATGTAGAGCAATGGGCCAATGATTTTATGTCGTCATTACAGGCACAAAAAGATAGGGATGCGGCAAATGTTTCAAAAAGATTGACGGAACACAGGCTTAATACAGTATTGGAGGATTTCTCTAAAGCGAAAAAACGACTCCTTTTTCTTGATTATGACGGTACTTTGGCAGGATTTCATGTAGATCCACAAAAAGCTGGTCCAGATAAGGAACTTTACGGATTGCTTGATGCACTAAATAGTATGGAAAACACAGACCTTTATTTGGTCAGTGGCCGAGACAAGGACACCTTCACCAAATGGTTCCTGCATAAAAAGTACAATATGATTGTTGAGCACGGAGTCTGGATTTCGCAAGACGGAGAAGATTTTAGAATGCTCGAAAATGTAAAAAACGACTGGATGGAAAAAATACGTCCGGTACTTGAGTCATTCGTTGATAGAACTCCAGGAAGTTTCATCGAAGAAAAAAACTATTCCCTTGCATGGCATTACCGCAAAACCGATCCAGATTTCGGCAACCTCAGAGCAAATGAATTAAATACCGTATTGACCAGTTTAATTGCTAATGATGACCTAAGTGTTTTGAATGGGAACAAAGTCATGGAGATTAAAAGCAGCAATGTGAATAAAGGGCGCGCGACGGTGCGTGTAATGGGGGAAGATGATTATGACTTTGTCTTTGCCATTGGTGATGATTGGACCGACGAATTCATGTTCCAAGAACTTCCCGAAAGCACTGTCACCGTTAAGGTTGGAAGACAAAAGACACAAGCTAGGTTCTATGTTAATGGTATTAAGCCCGTGCGCGATTTGCTAAAGCGATTTACGGATTGA
- a CDS encoding nuclear transport factor 2 family protein: MKNKKADLKYMIGFFYLPEMKYACTLTFFLLHLFVYCQTNTDLFLVDIQKPNDQLEFVNAINISNNEGYDNQPSFYDNHTVLFASTRNEQTDVAKYDIISKNSTWLNDTKIGSEYSPTKVPNKEAFSSIRLDTTGLQRLYSYDSENGNSTELIKDLKIGYHLWYAPDMLIATVLIENRMDLIVINLKDNLHQTVYEKVGRSLHKIPNSKLISFVMIGDKTNVLMSYDIESGEAKKIINLTPKSQDVCWLNDGTLLTGYGKTLLKFNPKTDENWNNIAHFTNKNINNISRMAANSDNSKLVLVAEESPEYIVQKQVETFNSGNLDAFVSCYSENVLVRRFPNDTISLGKKRMKAGYERFFSKNPNSKVKVLKRIILNNTVIDEELATVSGKSHKQVAIYEVANGRISSMTFIHDNPTKTDVEKVVQDQLDAYNARDIESFSNTYSDDVKVYNFPNELRFEGINKMREQYGPFFESTPDLHCEIKNRMIIGNKIIDEELVTMDGNNFSAIAIYEIENGKIVKVTFVR, from the coding sequence TTGAAAAACAAAAAGGCTGATTTGAAGTATATGATAGGATTTTTTTATCTTCCTGAAATGAAATATGCCTGTACCTTAACTTTTTTTCTACTTCATCTTTTCGTCTATTGCCAAACGAATACCGATCTCTTTTTGGTGGATATTCAAAAACCCAATGATCAATTAGAATTTGTTAATGCCATTAACATAAGTAATAATGAAGGTTATGACAATCAACCTTCATTTTATGACAATCATACAGTGTTGTTTGCTTCTACACGAAATGAACAAACCGATGTTGCCAAATATGATATTATTTCTAAAAACAGTACTTGGTTAAATGACACTAAAATTGGCAGCGAATACTCGCCCACTAAAGTCCCAAACAAAGAAGCATTTTCATCCATTCGATTGGACACCACAGGATTACAGCGATTGTACAGTTATGATTCCGAAAACGGAAATTCAACCGAACTGATCAAAGACCTAAAAATTGGATATCATTTATGGTACGCCCCAGATATGTTGATTGCCACGGTTTTAATTGAAAATAGAATGGATTTAATCGTAATCAATTTAAAAGATAACTTACACCAAACTGTGTACGAAAAAGTGGGAAGATCATTGCACAAAATCCCCAATTCCAAATTAATAAGTTTTGTGATGATTGGGGACAAGACAAATGTGCTCATGTCTTACGATATTGAATCTGGAGAAGCCAAAAAAATCATCAACCTCACTCCAAAATCGCAGGACGTATGTTGGTTGAATGATGGAACACTTTTAACTGGTTATGGTAAAACCTTATTAAAATTCAATCCTAAAACGGATGAAAATTGGAACAACATTGCCCATTTCACGAATAAGAACATCAATAATATCAGTAGAATGGCGGCAAACAGTGACAATTCTAAATTGGTGTTGGTCGCTGAGGAATCCCCAGAATATATAGTACAAAAACAAGTGGAAACTTTTAACAGCGGAAATCTTGATGCCTTCGTCTCTTGCTATTCAGAAAATGTACTGGTACGAAGATTCCCAAATGACACTATATCTTTGGGAAAGAAAAGAATGAAAGCAGGCTATGAGCGGTTTTTTAGTAAGAATCCCAACTCCAAAGTTAAAGTCTTAAAGCGTATTATATTGAACAACACAGTAATAGATGAGGAATTAGCTACTGTGTCAGGCAAATCACATAAACAAGTTGCTATTTACGAAGTAGCAAACGGAAGAATATCCAGCATGACATTCATTCATGACAATCCTACCAAAACAGATGTAGAAAAAGTAGTGCAAGACCAATTGGATGCCTACAATGCGAGAGATATTGAATCGTTTTCAAACACATATTCCGACGATGTTAAGGTTTACAATTTCCCTAATGAATTGCGATTTGAAGGAATTAACAAAATGAGAGAGCAATATGGACCATTTTTTGAGTCCACACCAGATTTGCATTGCGAAATTAAAAATCGCATGATAATAGGAAACAAAATCATTGATGAAGAACTTGTCACTATGGACGGAAACAATTTTAGTGCCATTGCAATCTACGAAATAGAAAACGGCAAAATTGTTAAAGTCACCTTTGTTCGTTAA
- a CDS encoding M28 family metallopeptidase: MKRSLFPLFLLIPILVCSQTDSRIYDIINAVSMERIESDITKLAHFGTRHTLSDTVSKTRGIGAARRWIRSEFEKTSDACGDCLEVFYQKDFVKKGTGERIVHDVMVVNVVAVQRGTKYPNRYILMSGDIDSRVSDPNNFTSDSPGANDNASGMAGTMEAARVLSKYKFENSIIYVGLSGEEQGLFGGKGLAAYAKEKGWEIIGIMNNDMIGNITGVDGVINNREFRIFSEPVPPTETKEQRNARRFYGGEVDGISRQLARYVYKTTKTYMPEMNPKMIYRLDRFGRGGHHRPFNDAGYAGIRIMEAHENYTQQHQDIRTENGINYGDVLEHVNFDYATKLTAVNAINLASIAWAPPAPKKVKIGGIVEPSARLLWSKVDGAVSYKIYWRDTTAPNWEHSRDVGDITEFTLEGIVIDNFLFGVSAIGKDGFESPVVFPNAIMR, translated from the coding sequence ATGAAAAGATCACTATTCCCCTTATTTCTACTTATCCCAATCTTAGTATGTTCTCAAACCGATTCCCGAATCTATGATATTATCAATGCTGTTTCTATGGAACGTATTGAATCTGACATCACCAAACTAGCCCATTTTGGAACACGACATACTTTAAGTGATACGGTTTCCAAAACCAGGGGAATTGGCGCAGCAAGGCGTTGGATCAGAAGTGAATTTGAAAAGACTTCAGATGCTTGTGGCGATTGCCTTGAGGTGTTCTATCAAAAAGATTTCGTGAAAAAAGGAACAGGAGAACGTATTGTTCATGATGTGATGGTTGTAAATGTTGTTGCTGTTCAGCGTGGCACCAAATACCCAAATCGCTATATTTTAATGAGTGGTGATATTGATTCTCGGGTAAGTGACCCCAACAATTTCACTTCAGACTCGCCTGGTGCCAACGACAATGCCAGCGGAATGGCTGGAACAATGGAGGCGGCACGAGTATTATCAAAATACAAATTTGAAAACAGCATTATTTATGTTGGGCTTTCAGGTGAAGAACAAGGCCTTTTTGGTGGTAAAGGATTGGCTGCTTATGCCAAAGAGAAAGGCTGGGAGATTATAGGAATCATGAACAATGATATGATCGGGAATATAACTGGAGTAGACGGCGTTATAAATAACCGTGAGTTCCGTATTTTTTCTGAACCTGTCCCACCTACCGAAACCAAGGAACAACGTAATGCAAGACGATTTTATGGTGGGGAAGTGGACGGAATTTCAAGACAATTGGCTCGGTATGTTTATAAGACCACAAAAACTTATATGCCAGAAATGAATCCTAAAATGATATATCGACTGGACAGGTTTGGCCGCGGTGGTCACCACAGACCTTTTAATGATGCTGGTTATGCTGGGATTAGAATTATGGAGGCTCATGAGAACTATACTCAGCAGCATCAAGATATTAGAACTGAAAATGGTATAAACTATGGGGATGTTCTAGAGCATGTAAATTTTGATTATGCAACTAAATTAACTGCCGTAAATGCTATAAACCTGGCATCGATTGCCTGGGCCCCTCCGGCACCAAAAAAAGTAAAAATAGGAGGCATTGTGGAGCCTTCGGCAAGATTGTTATGGAGTAAAGTTGATGGAGCGGTCAGCTATAAAATCTACTGGAGAGATACTACTGCACCAAATTGGGAGCACAGCAGAGATGTGGGTGATATAACCGAATTCACATTAGAAGGAATTGTAATTGATAACTTCCTCTTTGGTGTTTCAGCAATTGGTAAAGATGGTTTTGAAAGTCCAGTAGTATTCCCTAATGCAATAATGAGATAA
- a CDS encoding M1 family metallopeptidase: MKKHFLSIFMFLVVLGLPAQEFTEQDTLRGSITPERAWWDLNYYHLDIEVKPDEKYISGTNLIRYKVLEEEKVLQIDLQPPLQIEKVTQDGKKLKVESNGNAHFIKLRKKQKKGDFNEIIVHYSGHPKEAERAPWDGGFSWKKDENGKHFVATSCQGLGASVWWPNKDHMYDEVDSMAMSVKVPKGLMNVSNGRLLKVEEDTNTYHWFVANPINNYGVNVNVGEYVHFGEKYKGEKGILDMDYYVLRDNLEKAKEQFKQAPMTMRAFEHWFGPYPFYEDSFKLVEVPYLGMEHQSSVTYGNHYQNGYLGRDLSGSGWGLLFDFLIIHESGHEWFANNITDIDIADMWVHEGFTSYSENLYLDYHFGTKAAEEYVIGLRKNIQNDRPVIGHYNVNNSGSGDMYYKGSNLLHNIRQLVDNDEKWRQILRGLNKDFYHQTVSSAQIEQYLIDKTGIDLSTIFDQYLRTIMIPTLEYKIDGKNLEYRYTNVVDEFKMPIRLFIDGEVQWIDPTQDWQTTSIEGDLSTLQIDKNFYIEIKPDN, translated from the coding sequence ATGAAAAAGCATTTTCTATCAATATTCATGTTCCTAGTGGTATTAGGACTACCAGCACAAGAGTTTACCGAACAGGATACACTCCGCGGAAGCATTACCCCAGAACGTGCCTGGTGGGATTTAAACTATTACCATTTGGATATTGAAGTGAAACCTGATGAGAAATATATTTCAGGTACTAACCTTATTCGTTATAAGGTGTTAGAGGAGGAAAAAGTTCTTCAGATTGACTTACAACCACCATTACAAATAGAGAAAGTCACTCAAGATGGAAAAAAACTGAAAGTAGAATCCAACGGCAATGCCCATTTCATTAAACTGAGAAAGAAACAGAAGAAAGGGGATTTTAATGAGATTATCGTTCATTATTCGGGCCATCCCAAAGAAGCTGAAAGAGCACCATGGGATGGCGGATTCTCTTGGAAAAAAGATGAAAACGGCAAACACTTTGTCGCCACGAGCTGTCAGGGTCTGGGAGCGAGTGTTTGGTGGCCCAATAAAGATCATATGTACGATGAGGTCGATAGTATGGCCATGAGTGTTAAAGTACCTAAAGGACTCATGAATGTTTCCAATGGTCGTTTACTTAAAGTAGAAGAGGATACCAATACCTATCATTGGTTTGTTGCCAACCCAATCAACAATTATGGGGTAAATGTGAATGTAGGTGAATATGTACATTTTGGTGAAAAATATAAAGGAGAGAAGGGCATTTTGGATATGGATTATTACGTATTACGAGATAATCTAGAAAAGGCAAAAGAACAGTTTAAGCAAGCACCAATGACAATGCGGGCCTTTGAGCATTGGTTTGGCCCCTACCCTTTTTATGAAGATAGTTTTAAATTGGTTGAAGTACCTTATTTGGGTATGGAACATCAAAGTTCGGTAACTTATGGCAACCATTACCAAAATGGTTATCTGGGAAGAGATCTATCTGGTTCCGGTTGGGGATTACTCTTTGATTTTTTAATAATTCATGAAAGTGGCCACGAATGGTTTGCCAATAATATCACTGATATTGATATTGCCGATATGTGGGTACATGAGGGCTTCACCTCCTATTCTGAAAACCTGTATTTGGATTATCATTTTGGCACAAAGGCCGCTGAAGAGTATGTAATTGGCCTACGTAAAAACATTCAGAATGACCGTCCGGTTATTGGGCATTATAATGTGAACAATTCAGGATCAGGAGATATGTATTATAAAGGGTCGAATTTGTTGCATAACATTCGTCAACTGGTTGATAATGATGAGAAATGGCGCCAGATATTACGAGGATTGAATAAAGATTTTTATCACCAGACCGTTTCCTCTGCCCAAATAGAGCAATATTTAATAGATAAAACAGGCATTGATCTCTCCACTATTTTTGATCAATACTTGCGTACTATTATGATACCGACATTGGAATATAAAATAGATGGCAAAAATCTTGAATATAGATATACCAACGTTGTAGATGAGTTTAAAATGCCCATACGTCTTTTTATAGATGGAGAAGTGCAATGGATAGACCCAACCCAAGATTGGCAAACTACATCAATTGAAGGTGATCTTTCAACCCTACAAATAGACAAGAACTTTTATATTGAAATTAAACCAGACAATTAA
- a CDS encoding glycosyltransferase, with product MNTSLAQICESSKKNFDLTSAEDQVYLYDLVDQIKSFSIADTLKLGNEKSSPLSFRIAAKIADSKQYIDSCNRKLKIGVVFAMWGEQNRLQKKSDDNPNGEDLLNVKLEQLNWLFKDSEIAWKLYAVDDGCPHGSGTMAEKIKKESVHADKIKVLFLENNLPSKKPPLKNLASAKDSRKGGAILLGCSKALEDGVDLIVYTDADNSVHLSQTGLLLRPHIEHGYKVVLGNRKDPNAVLVKQENRWGIGIKALRHMQRMIGVSIFSRDIRDSQAAFKLYHKDILSEILKNPSVYDFSFDSDWIACVIAMEEEFAKVPFAFIDSFAESASIVQGPMTTWETLLKGLVKAVRARNISHNEEMAKVVMEQIESHHDLELLINHLPEELIDVEDKDLGDPSIMSPQAMEEWIITRKLNQ from the coding sequence ATGAATACATCACTCGCCCAAATATGTGAATCAAGTAAGAAAAATTTTGATTTGACATCGGCAGAAGATCAGGTCTATTTGTATGACCTTGTTGACCAAATTAAAAGTTTTTCCATTGCTGATACCTTAAAGTTGGGAAATGAAAAAAGTAGCCCTTTGTCGTTTCGCATTGCAGCGAAAATAGCAGATTCCAAACAGTACATTGATTCTTGTAATCGCAAATTGAAAATAGGTGTGGTATTCGCTATGTGGGGGGAACAAAATCGCCTACAAAAGAAAAGTGATGACAATCCAAATGGGGAAGATTTATTGAACGTAAAATTAGAACAACTCAATTGGCTATTTAAAGATTCTGAAATAGCATGGAAATTATACGCTGTAGATGATGGTTGCCCGCATGGCAGTGGCACGATGGCGGAGAAAATAAAAAAAGAATCTGTGCATGCAGATAAAATTAAAGTACTGTTCTTAGAAAATAATTTACCCTCAAAAAAGCCTCCGTTGAAAAACTTGGCGTCTGCCAAGGATTCCCGTAAAGGAGGTGCCATTTTATTGGGGTGCTCAAAAGCGTTGGAAGACGGCGTTGACCTCATTGTTTATACGGATGCTGATAATTCTGTTCATTTATCGCAGACAGGACTACTTCTAAGACCACATATTGAGCATGGTTACAAAGTCGTCCTTGGCAACAGAAAAGACCCTAACGCAGTTTTGGTAAAACAAGAGAACCGATGGGGAATTGGTATTAAAGCACTGCGGCACATGCAACGCATGATTGGGGTAAGCATCTTTTCAAGGGATATCCGCGATTCCCAAGCAGCTTTTAAATTGTATCACAAAGATATTTTATCAGAAATACTGAAGAATCCATCTGTTTACGATTTTTCATTCGATTCAGATTGGATAGCCTGTGTCATAGCAATGGAAGAAGAGTTTGCAAAAGTCCCTTTTGCGTTTATAGATTCCTTTGCCGAATCTGCTTCCATCGTACAGGGACCCATGACCACTTGGGAAACCTTATTGAAAGGTTTGGTAAAAGCGGTTCGTGCAAGAAATATTTCCCATAACGAAGAAATGGCAAAAGTAGTGATGGAGCAAATAGAAAGTCACCATGATTTAGAACTACTGATAAACCACTTACCCGAAGAACTTATAGATGTTGAGGACAAAGACCTCGGAGACCCTTCAATCATGTCCCCTCAGGCTATGGAGGAATGGATAATAACCAGAAAGTTGAATCAATAA
- a CDS encoding ectonucleotide pyrophosphatase/phosphodiesterase: protein MVKTIFKRVLTLVIATLVFSSCKSKTSVVDSKPTTNSKTAIEKPYLVLISLDGFRWDYVERYNPPNLSNFIKNGVQAESLISSFPSKTFPNHYTIVTGMYPDNHGILGNSFYSNEKDVTYKIGNREMVEDGSFYGGSPIWVQADKANMVSASYFFVGSEADVQGIRPTYYHTYDGSIKNNVRVEEALKWLALPEKKRPHLITMYFSDMDDVGHDFGPNNDEKLKKALFDLDNHLGNLFKGAAKTGLPINFLVVSDHGMSALSTSKYIAVEDIMNTSLYSTINNGAIVNVHPKKDVSTDSVYNYLKAKEHNFKIYKTENTPGFEYNPKNKNWGTIQVIPDFGYYFSKKQKIEALKNLPITTVGVHGYDPVHKDMHGIFYANGPAFKKGYALPSIKNIHIYPLMCRILDLEIPSNIDGKIEELEVILKTNYEQ from the coding sequence ATGGTAAAAACGATTTTCAAACGAGTACTCACTTTAGTAATAGCTACCCTAGTTTTTTCCTCCTGCAAATCCAAAACAAGTGTGGTTGATTCAAAGCCAACTACTAATTCAAAAACTGCAATTGAAAAACCTTATTTGGTTTTAATTTCCCTCGATGGCTTTCGTTGGGACTACGTTGAGCGGTACAATCCTCCCAATTTGAGCAACTTTATAAAAAATGGTGTACAGGCTGAGTCATTGATTTCTTCTTTCCCGTCAAAAACATTCCCTAACCATTATACCATAGTCACAGGTATGTACCCTGACAATCATGGTATATTGGGAAACTCTTTCTATAGCAATGAAAAGGATGTTACGTACAAAATAGGGAATCGTGAAATGGTCGAGGACGGGTCTTTTTATGGAGGATCGCCCATATGGGTACAGGCGGATAAAGCCAATATGGTGTCTGCCAGTTACTTCTTTGTAGGCTCGGAAGCAGATGTGCAAGGAATACGACCAACCTATTATCATACTTATGACGGAAGTATAAAAAATAATGTACGGGTAGAAGAAGCCTTAAAGTGGCTAGCCTTACCTGAGAAAAAAAGGCCACATCTTATTACCATGTACTTTTCTGATATGGATGATGTTGGTCATGATTTTGGACCAAACAATGATGAAAAACTCAAAAAAGCATTATTTGACCTGGATAATCATTTGGGCAATTTGTTCAAAGGTGCAGCAAAGACAGGCCTCCCTATTAACTTTTTGGTAGTTTCTGATCACGGTATGTCTGCACTATCAACTTCTAAATATATAGCCGTAGAAGATATCATGAATACAAGTTTATATTCAACTATTAACAATGGTGCCATCGTTAATGTTCACCCAAAAAAAGATGTGTCTACTGATTCCGTTTATAACTATTTAAAAGCCAAAGAACATAACTTCAAAATATATAAAACCGAAAATACACCAGGCTTCGAGTATAACCCAAAAAACAAGAATTGGGGAACCATACAGGTCATACCAGATTTTGGATATTACTTTTCAAAAAAACAGAAAATCGAAGCATTGAAGAATCTTCCCATAACAACAGTTGGAGTTCATGGTTATGACCCTGTTCATAAAGATATGCATGGAATATTCTACGCAAATGGGCCAGCTTTTAAAAAAGGTTATGCCTTACCATCTATAAAGAATATTCACATTTATCCTTTAATGTGCAGAATATTGGATTTAGAAATCCCTTCTAATATTGATGGAAAAATTGAAGAGCTTGAAGTCATTTTAAAAACAAATTATGAGCAATAA
- a CDS encoding nuclear transport factor 2 family protein codes for MSNNLNQNKKNAIAFYKMAYEGNPKRAVELFVGNEYIQHNPLVGDGKKPFIAYFERMQNEYPKKSIEFVRVISEGDLVALHTHQIWPDDMEYVTMDFFRFDRYGKIVEHWDAMQEIPKSSENKNTMY; via the coding sequence ATGAGCAATAATTTAAACCAGAATAAGAAAAACGCCATCGCATTTTATAAAATGGCTTATGAAGGTAACCCCAAGCGAGCGGTTGAATTGTTTGTAGGGAATGAATACATACAACATAATCCGCTTGTGGGAGATGGCAAAAAGCCTTTCATCGCTTATTTTGAAAGAATGCAAAATGAATACCCAAAAAAATCCATAGAATTTGTTCGTGTTATTAGTGAAGGTGATCTAGTTGCATTACATACACATCAAATTTGGCCAGATGATATGGAATATGTCACAATGGATTTTTTCCGTTTTGATCGTTATGGAAAAATCGTGGAACATTGGGATGCTATGCAAGAAATCCCAAAAAGTTCGGAAAATAAGAATACAATGTATTGA